A window of Methanobrevibacter boviskoreani JH1 genomic DNA:
CTTATGGAAGATGACGCTGTTAATGCCCTTAAAAAAATAGACAATATGGATATTGCGGTTATCGGTGGAAGTGGAAGGGAACTTGAGACCATTTTAGATATTGTAAATGAAAAGTTAAATCCTAAAGGTAGAATCCTAATTACATCAATACTTGTAGATACAAAAGTTGAAGCGGTTAACAAACTAAAAGATTTGAACTATAATCCTCAATTTATGGAGATTAACGTGTCAAAAGGTAGAATACTAGATCGTGGAATACTTATGAAAGCGGAAAATCCAATAGGTATTATAACCGCATCTAAACATTAACTATCTTTAATATAACCACTTTTCAACGATATAAGATAGAAAAAATTATTTCTTATTTTTACCATTTTTCAATTATTTTAGAATAATAAAATATTGGAGTTCTTATTCTAACTATTTTATATACAAACCGAAAATATTATTTTAAATTAAACTATTTCCTATTTTAACCATTTTTCAACTATTAAAACAATGAAATATTATTTTTTAGATCATGGTTTTAAATTTAATGAAGAAATGACATATTAATCGTAGAATATATTAACAACTTTCCATATTTCATTAATATAATGTGTGAGATTATTAACTATTTTTTTTAATTTAAACTTAAATCAATTAAAAATATATCAATAATAAAGTATTAAAATAATAATAGATTTTAATAAATCTATAAAAAATTATATACATTATTGATGTAAATTTTAGTGGTGAGAGAATGGTAAAAGTAAAATGGTCTAAGTGGGAGCTACATTTTGCAATCATCCTCATAATATTGGTATTTATTATATATGGAATAGATACAATAATATTTGGAGAGCCTGCAGAAATATTCCACTATGTAATGTTACATCTAGGATTTATTCCAATAGACATTCTAATTGTAGCATTAGTAGCAGAAAACATGATTGAAAGAAATGAAAAGAAACAAATTCAGGATAAAATAGATATGATGATGGGCATATTCTTTAATGAAATTGGTTATGGTCTATTAAGTCGTATCTATAAAATTGATGAAAGTGATGATATTGTTAGAGCATTGAAATCTATTTCTACCTGGAGTGATGATGACTTCAAAAAACATTTAGAAGAAATGGAAAATAAACCTAAAACATTGCATCCAACAATTACAAATGATGAAATGGTTTTATTTTTTGAAGATTTAAAAGAGTTTTTAAATGCAAACAGGGAATTTGTCCTTGAGATCATATCAAATCCTACATTGCACAATAGGGATAATTTCTCACAGTTAATGCTTTCAATTATGCACTTAATGGAAGAGTTAGACTTTAGAGATGATATAAGTAAATCACCGGAAACAGATTTAAAACATTTATTTGGTGATGTGAACAGAATTTATAGTAAGCTTCTCTATGAATGGATTAGATATTTGGCATCTATTAAGAAACATTATCCATATATGTTAAATTTAGCAATTCGTACAAATCCATTTGATGAAGATGCAAATGTAATTTTAACTGAATAAACACTCTTAAATTATGAAGTGTTAAACAATTCCAAATAAATAAATACTCTTAGGGCAACAAAACGCTAAATGATTCTAAATAATACCCTTTAGAGTATTTATAATTTTTTTTAAATTTTTATATTAATTTTTTAAAACCAATCTACTTTTTTTAAATTTAAAAATCAAATAGCAATTATAATATAATAATAAGTAACAAACTATTTTTAACTATAAACAATTTTTAAAAACCGTGAAAAAAATGAAATCTTGTATACTTTTATGTGGAGGAATGAGTAAAAGAATGGGTAAAGATAAAGGATCAATGAAAATTAATGATAAGCCTATGATTATTCATGTTCTTGATTCATTAAACAATCAAATAGATGAAGCTGTAATTGTTTTAAATGATGAAAAAAGAATTAAAAAATATAAAAAGATTATAAGACAGAAAGATTATAATTATAAAATCTATTTTACAACGGATGAAATAAAAGATCTAGGACCAATGTGTGGAATAATGACAGGCCTTAAACATATACACTCTGATTATGCACTCGTATTACCCTGTGACTCCCCATATGTTGAGGGCAATTTTGTATTCTACATGTTCGATACATTAGAATCATTGATTGAAGATGGGGAAATTAATGCCTTGGTACCCTATCACAGAAGTCCCAAAGATGTTAACATCATAAAAAGAGCGGAGCCATTACATTCCATTTATAATAGAAAGTACATTCCAATAATGGAAGAATACATAAGTCAAGGAATTCTTAGGGTAAGAACAATTATGAAAAATCATAACTGTTTCTATATTCCAATCGATAATCATTTGATTCATGAGAAAAACTTTAAGAACTTCAACAGACCTACAGATATTGAATAAAACCACTATTTTTTAAAATTTACCAGTGAATCTTTTTAAACCGTTTAAAATAGAAAAATAAATGTTATATGAATTCTAACTTATTTAAACTGAAATAAGGTATCTTCTTAAAAATTAAAACAAATTAGTATTTATCTAGAAAACGGTTTAATTTTAAATTCTTTACACAATAAAATAATAAAAGATATTTGATAAAAAATAGATTGAAATAAGATTAAAATAAAAATAAAAAAATTAAATAAAAATCCAATAAAAATTATCTAAATTAGCAACTATTCTAATGTTGGATAGTTTGGACTTTCATTTGTAATTAAAAGATCATGTGGGTGAGATTCTTTAATTCCACTTTGAGTAATTCTTGTAAATT
This region includes:
- a CDS encoding molybdenum cofactor guanylyltransferase, with the protein product MKSCILLCGGMSKRMGKDKGSMKINDKPMIIHVLDSLNNQIDEAVIVLNDEKRIKKYKKIIRQKDYNYKIYFTTDEIKDLGPMCGIMTGLKHIHSDYALVLPCDSPYVEGNFVFYMFDTLESLIEDGEINALVPYHRSPKDVNIIKRAEPLHSIYNRKYIPIMEEYISQGILRVRTIMKNHNCFYIPIDNHLIHEKNFKNFNRPTDIE